The genome window GCCGTCCGTACCGCCACGCGCCTGCTGGGCGTCGTTTTCGCGTTGCTGGCCGCCGCGCCGTCGCAGGCCCAGGGTACGTATCCCAGCCAGCCCGTGACCATGCTGATCGGCTATCCGCCCGGCGCCATCGTCGATACCGTCGCGCGCCAGTTGTCGAGCGTGTTGGGCCCCATGCTGGGCCAGACCATCGTGCCCGAGAACAAGGGCGGCGCGGCGGGCCTGGTCGGCGCCAATCTGGCCTCCAAGGCCAGGCCCGACGGCCACACCATCCTGTTCACCGCCTATACCTCGCTGCAGATCGCCGCGGCCACCAACCAGGGGCTCAGCTTCGATCCGGTCAATGGCCTGCTGCCGGTGGCCTCGGTGGGGCGGCCGACCACGCTGCTGCTGGTCGGCGCCGATTTTCCGGCCAGGACCTTCGAGGAGTTCGTGGCGCTCGTCAAGAGCCGGCCGGGCATCTACAACTTCGGCACCAGCGGCATCGGCTCGCCCAACCATTTCGCGCTGGAGCACCTGAATGCGGCCTTCGGATTGAAGATGACCGCGGTGCCGTACAAGGGCGCGGCCCAGATGCTGACCGACATGCTGGGCGGCCGGGTGCAGGCCATCTTCGGTTCGTCGTCGCTGGCCGCCGGCCATTTGCAGAGCGGCACCGTGCGGGCGCTGGCCATCGGTTCGCCCGATCTCAGCCCGGCCTTTCCCAAGCTGCCGGTGATCGCCCGCAGCGGCGCGCCGGGCTTCAATGCCAGCGGCGCACTGGGCGTGTTCGCCCCGCCCTCGACGCCGCCCGAGGTCGTCGAGCGGCTGAACACGGCCATCAATGCCGCGCTCAGGGATCCGGCGGTCCAGGGCAAGCTGGCAGACGAGGGGATCATCCTGGACGTGCAGAGCGCCACGGCCTTCGGCAAGAAGTATCGTGGCGAGGCGCAGGACATCGCCGGTTTCATCCAGCGCCATCAGTTGCGCATCCAGTAAAGCCAGGGGACCGACATGCCGCATCTATGGATGGAGTATTCCGACAATCTGGAGTCGCACGCCGATGTCGATGCGCTGCTCGACGACGTGCACCGCGAGGTGGCGGCCGATGGCGTTTTCCCGCTGGCGGGGCTGCGCACCCGCGCGGTGCCGGTCCGGCGCTACCGCATCGCCGACGCCCACCCCGACAACGTCTTCGTGCATTTCGTCCTGCGCACGCTGCCGGGCCGGGACCCGGAGGTCAAGAAGGCGTCGACCGACCGTTTGTTCGCGTCCATCCTCGCACGGTTCAAGCCCTTGTCCGACCGTTTGCCGATCGCGATCTCCATGCATGTGGAAGAGGCTTCCCCCGACCTGGGCTACCGCGTCAGCACCTACCGGCAGCATATGGCGGCGCGCGCCGCCGAGGCGCGGCCGGCATGACCCGGCCGCTTTCGGACGCGCCGGACGGGCGTGCCCGCGGCGGCATCCGCAGCGTGGAGCGCGCGATCGAACTGTTGCAGGCCCTGAACCGGCAGTCGGTATCGAGCATCGACGACCTGCACCGGCGCACCGGCATCCCCAAATCCACGATCGCGCGGCTGCTGCGCACGTTCGAAGCCAAGGGCCTGGTAGCGCAGTCGGTGCGGTTCGGCGCGTACTACCTGGCTTCGGGCGTGACGTCGCTGTACTGCGGCTACAACCACCAGCCGCAGGTGATCGAGGTGGCCACGCCCGTGTGCGACGCGCTGACGCGCGAATTCAAGTGGCCGGTCACGCTGGCGCTGCTGGACGTCGACGCGATGGTGGTGCGCTACAGCACCATCCCGCAGTCGCCGCTGTCGCTGCTGCATTCGTCGATCAACCTGCGGCGCAGCCTGGTGGGGCGGGCGCTGGGCCTGGCCTACCTCGCGTTCTGCGATCCGCAGGAGCGCGCGTTCATTCTGGACGTGGTGCGCCGCACGGGCCGCGAGGAGGACGAACTTGCGCACGATCCGGAGGGGCTGGAGCGCCTGCTGGAAGAAACCCGCCGGCAGGGCTACGCCCTGCGCGTTCCCGAACTCAGCCAGCAGTCCTGCACGCTGGCGATTCCGGTCTTTCACCGC of Pigmentiphaga sp. H8 contains these proteins:
- a CDS encoding tripartite tricarboxylate transporter substrate binding protein, whose translation is MYRSELSAARVCPRAVRTATRLLGVVFALLAAAPSQAQGTYPSQPVTMLIGYPPGAIVDTVARQLSSVLGPMLGQTIVPENKGGAAGLVGANLASKARPDGHTILFTAYTSLQIAAATNQGLSFDPVNGLLPVASVGRPTTLLLVGADFPARTFEEFVALVKSRPGIYNFGTSGIGSPNHFALEHLNAAFGLKMTAVPYKGAAQMLTDMLGGRVQAIFGSSSLAAGHLQSGTVRALAIGSPDLSPAFPKLPVIARSGAPGFNASGALGVFAPPSTPPEVVERLNTAINAALRDPAVQGKLADEGIILDVQSATAFGKKYRGEAQDIAGFIQRHQLRIQ
- a CDS encoding 5-carboxymethyl-2-hydroxymuconate Delta-isomerase; protein product: MPHLWMEYSDNLESHADVDALLDDVHREVAADGVFPLAGLRTRAVPVRRYRIADAHPDNVFVHFVLRTLPGRDPEVKKASTDRLFASILARFKPLSDRLPIAISMHVEEASPDLGYRVSTYRQHMAARAAEARPA
- a CDS encoding DNA-binding transcriptional regulator, encoding MTRPLSDAPDGRARGGIRSVERAIELLQALNRQSVSSIDDLHRRTGIPKSTIARLLRTFEAKGLVAQSVRFGAYYLASGVTSLYCGYNHQPQVIEVATPVCDALTREFKWPVTLALLDVDAMVVRYSTIPQSPLSLLHSSINLRRSLVGRALGLAYLAFCDPQERAFILDVVRRTGREEDELAHDPEGLERLLEETRRQGYALRVPELSQQSCTLAIPVFHRGGVVATLGLTWFSSVMTSAEAVDRYLTRLVESASLVADGLGRLKPDPAQGI